The following proteins come from a genomic window of Pichia kudriavzevii chromosome 1, complete sequence:
- a CDS encoding uncharacterized protein (PKUD0A06050; similar to Saccharomyces cerevisiae YDR505C (PSP1) and YLR177W (YLR177W); ancestral locus Anc_1.55), giving the protein MTYNQEAFGYVNRMPSAFDPPSTMLDDDQQQQQQQQQQAQQYLQRVNLQQAQQYLQQQAQSSQSPFQSQVSNNSNSSAQQQYLLQLQMQQAHQVQQNNQAYELNQKGNYPSQNRYLQFNNYAQPTDLMLGGNTEQELYHPQLAPKSKNDQFFSSPHSSVSSASKDSLFNTSLQKLGSNNNTLTGNMSNINNLTQNTSQFNLPIELQGGVNNIFNRRPSYAADVQNSAHKKLGSNNYPLQFNNFSSQRSNTIFENHNLRNNSIDYSSLPAVNPLLNNSLSHFDTDQIYVQLDDGLLLNKATNTIITSPELKRQFAQCANYFGDFETAMNVVDQLNRLLNLPSNSNVLNSTFLEVPLSVIHQRVDKLLEFLLKQNEDLKSSIHMGNKNYSLILNKNGRLDIISFPKNSNLELMPKDLIIIEGDRGKDLVMVLKPIIEFKFALFFNYLKKKLHLKSLEFGNASSDTSSNSKSPISFNNKSKNSHKNSNNNNNSNNNNNNNNNNNSNSHNQKSIINEDENFITLPNKQILRFAKPHELNQLILKYNDEIMAYRICLNYSASLNLNLIIKNVEFQFDKKKLIIYYYCLQRLDFRGLIKELFKIYKTRIWLCAILPLEKSYKPLLEYELEKRNIKSNEILDSFNKSEELLTESGSGNSNTYRSDSNVVKDNLPGSDQIYQFSEIEEPIYFHSKIFSNLISMFEYEITNYEKFPDRYSFLINQS; this is encoded by the coding sequence ATGACTTATAACCAAGAAGCCTTTGGCTACGTTAACAGGATGCCCTCTGCATTTGATCCTCCTAGTACCATGCTGGATGATgaccaacaacaacaacaacaacaacaacaacaggCACAACAATATTTGCAGCGAGTTAATTTGCAACAGGCTCAGCAGTATTTGCAGCAACAAGCACAATCTTCTCAGTCACCTTTCCAATCACAAGTTTCCAATAATTCGAATTCTAGTGCACAACAGCAATATTTATTGCAGTTGCAGATGCAACAAGCACatcaagttcaacaaaACAATCAAGCCTATGAATTGAaccaaaaaggaaattacCCCTCACAAAATCGTTACCTCCAGTTTAATAATTATGCACAGCCAACTGACTTGATGTTGGGCGGCAATACCGAACAAGAACTATATCACCCGCAATTAGCCCCAAAATCTAAAAACGATCAATTTTTCTCATCACCACATTCTTCTGTTAGTTCTGCCAGTAAAGATTCGTTATTCAATACGTCACTTCAAAAATTAGGCTCAAACAATAACACCTTAACTGGTAATATGagcaatatcaacaacttaACTCAAAACACGTCGCAATTCAATCTACCAATTGAACTTCAGGGTGGTGTCAACAACATTTTTAATAGAAGGCCAAGTTATGCCGCTGATGTTCAAAATTCTGCTCATAAAAAATTAGGGTCAAATAATTATCCTTTACAATTCAATAATTTTAGCTCTCAGAGAAGTAATactatttttgaaaaccaCAATTTAAGAAACAATAGCATTGATTATTCATCATTACCTGCTGTGAATCCACTCCTTAACAATAGTCTCTCTCACTTTGATACGGATCAAATATATGTTCAGTTAGATGATGGcttgttgttgaataaGGCAACTAACACCATAATTACATCACCTGAATTGAAAAGACAATTTGCTCAATGTGCCAATtattttggtgattttgaaaCTGCCATGaatgttgttgatcaatTAAATAGATTGCTAAATCTTCCTTCAAATTCCAATGTATTGAATAGTACATTTTTAGAGGTACCGCTATCTGTAATTCATCAAAGGGTTGATAAATTATTGGAATTCTTGTTGAAACAAAAcgaagatttgaaatcttcGATCCATATGGGTAATAAAAATTACTCCCTGATACtaaataaaaatggaagATTAGacattatttcttttccaaagaactcgaatttggaattgatgCCTAAAGATTTGATAATCATCGAGGGAGACAGAGGCAAAGATTTAGTAATGGTTTTGAAACCGATCATCGAGTTTAAATTTGCCTTGTTTTTCAACTACctaaagaagaagttacATTTAAAAAGTTTAGAGTTTGGTAATGCGTCATCAGACACAAGCTCCAACTCGAAATcaccaatttcttttaaCAACAAGAGCAAGAATAGCCAtaaaaatagcaacaacaacaacaacagcaataataataataataataataataataataacagTAACAGCCATAACCAAAAATCAATCATTAATGAGGATGAAAATTTTATCACCTtaccaaacaaacaaatccTCAGATTTGCTAAGCCTCATGAGTTGAATCAATTAATACTTAAGtacaatgatgaaattatgGCTTATAGAATTTGTTTAAACTATTCTGCTTCTttaaatttaaatttgattatcaaaaatgtcgaatttcagtttgataagaaaaaattgattatttattattactGCTTACAAAGGTTAGACTTTAGGGGCCTAATCAAAGAGCTATTTAAAATTTATAAAACCAGAATCTGGTTGTGCGCCATTTTGCCATTGGAGAAGAGCTATAAGCCATTGTTAGAATATGAATTAGAGAAGAGAAACATTAAATCAAACGAGATTCTTGATTCATTCAACAAATCAGAAGAGCTTTTAACTGAGTCGGGTTCAGGAAATTCGAATACTTATAGGTCTGACTCTAATGTCGTTAAAGACAACTTGCCAGGCTCCGATCAAATTTATCAGTTtagtgaaattgaagagccaatttattttcattccaaaattttttcaaatctaatCAGTATGTTTGAATATGAAATCACCAATTATGAAAAGTTCCCTGATCGTTATAGTTTCCTTATAAACCAATCCTGA
- a CDS encoding uncharacterized protein (PKUD0A06060) translates to MATQNLPFDKNFQPSKLTLSTKLNEFCTDVSVIGMLVGISRKLSTNSRKQYDQPYILHLTDLQEPDISVTNGYDPYFENDYGYPGIEKRVYHVTMFRACFDKLRESVFKEVDLKEHVRYFTYECGRREYADNFDGTKKTAAYAKELQSLHLWLINRVKSKVYSGNLELTCKNAFRYVPIEEVKPVLRKYNMLAVWKKFEEFYGATEVFDDIFPDDEDEQSIRKNTTSIQENHIGNTTNMATSSKLSSDGTSQYMNAPEDDRFSCTGNRKRQKTEDLSMTNSQVIPDVSTQTQASIGVGGHSPSRTAATVATSPIVPASTNVAAAVYEAAYTSVPQKRFPMDYSLLQDLQVPPPKYYPRYVIVKIRIHKLYNEYIYDMGEHLAPKRLKLRLIDEQGTTLYVYVDPQIVLDFLDTSVEDFSSLYEVNEHMRQEVEARNKNNEFWGVLLAPEECVSGVVQWYVEYVTKAGVAE, encoded by the coding sequence ATGGCGACCCAGAACTTGCcctttgataaaaatttCCAGCCGTCCAAGCTTACTCTGTCAACAAAGCTTAATGAGTTTTGTACTGATGTTTCAGTTATTGGTATGCTTGTGGGTATTTCAAGGAAACTATCAACCAATTCAAGGAAACAATACGACCAACCGTACATTCTCCATTTGACGGATCTCCAAGAACCAGATATTAGTGTTACCAATGGATACGATccatattttgaaaatgactATGGATACCCGGGGATCGAAAAACGTGTCTATCACGTAACTATGTTTCGTGCAtgttttgataaacttCGTGAAAGTGTTTTCAAGGAGGTTGACTTAAAAGAACACGTTAGATATTTCACTTATGAATGTGGTCGACGGGAGTATGCGGATAACTTTGACGGAACAAAGAAAACTGCGGCATATGCCAAAGAGCTACAATCTCTACATCTCTGGCTTATCAACCGTGTGAAATCTAAGGTATATTCCGGAAACTTAGAATTGACCTGTAAAAACGCATTTAGATATGTTCCAATCGAAGAAGTGAAGCCAGTGTTGAGAAAATATAACATGTTGGCCGTGTGgaagaaatttgaagaattttaTGGAGCTACAGAAGTATTTGATGATATCTTCCccgatgatgaagatgagcAGAGTATACGAAAGAACACAACTTCCATTCAAGAAAACCATATTGGAAATACAACAAATATGGCAACTTCATCAAAGTTATCAAGTGATGGAACTTCTCAATATATGAATGCACCAGAAGACGATAGATTTAGCTGCACGGGGAACAGAAAAAGACAGAAAACAGAGGATCTCTCAATGACCAATAGTCAGGTCATACCCGATGTGTCAACACAGACCCAGGCATCCATAGGGGTCGGTGGCCATTCCCCATCTCGCACGGCTGCAACTGTTGCTACATCTCCAATCGTACCAGCATCTACAAACGTTGCAGCTGCGGTATACGAAGCTGCATACACATCGGTGCCGCAAAAACGATTTCCTATGGACTACTCTCTACTTCAAGACCTACAAGTGCCACCGCCAAAATACTACCCACGGTATGTCATTGTCAAGATACGCATTCATAAGCTCTATAACGAATACATTTACGATATGGGAGAACACTTGGCACCTAAGCGGTTAAAACTTCGTCTTATAGATGAACAAGGTACTACTCTATACGTGTATGTCGATCCGCAGATTGTGCTAGACTTTCTCGACACGTCTGTCGAAGACTTCTCCTCGCTTTATGAGGTAAACGAGCACATGCGTCAAGAGGTTGAAGCTCGTAATAAAAACAACGAGTTTTGGGGAGTGCTACTTGCACCAGAGGAATGTGTTTCAGGTGTCGTACAATGGTACGTTGAGTATGTGACAAAGGCAGGAGTTGCCGAATAG
- a CDS encoding uncharacterized protein (PKUD0A06040; similar to Saccharomyces cerevisiae YCL024W (KCC4) and YDR507C (GIN4); ancestral locus Anc_1.52): MNRQSLSIETTVGSKNEEDDELSSQITQLGPPTLKSFQLGDMKTPPQGSNPKFTDNGQTTCEVQYYDDIQNLPTPIVPNFQKPYSSRSPNTSPKWSPPSTHDSIFPIKEESPVPNLGKENNSTLIIPKTRTRNTSSKIIRVDTNLDSFGADENKVDQKRFISDYKLRNRDEYTEVPLTTRINHNEALRTPLINRNINPIDRVVSLPIHSKFRPVTPKARNQNELPRSIPQIDSNIENMQNGESILQEVLKTYSVDGKHDLQKWEPLYEIGCGSFSKVYLCSDGQTVLKISDVSFSKESQNSKDMYLRIQNSLSRELEVLKELKHPNIIKLIGSDYKPDLKTDISRITIVMEYCKGGDLYNFILNYRSEMNSELIRCMFTNLVSAISFMHSKNICHRDIKLENILLKYSQLETLDNGVRMAALHTPILVLSDFGLSKRLDPANPMLTTRCGSEDYVSPELLLGMPYDGKQNDCWSMGVVLYTMLESRLPFDPLPSEANKPTGRRSKPAHRIAMINWTWYYLKDETLSEEFASAKEIVKLLLTKRNKRATVNDIENHRWCKPYILKGDS; encoded by the coding sequence ATGAATAGACAAAGTCTGAGTATAGAAACTACAGTGGGTTCCaagaatgaagaagatgatgaattaaGTTCCCAGATAACTCAACTTGGGCCTCCTACgttgaaaagttttcaattgggCGATATGAAAACACCACCACAAGGAAGCAACCCCAAATTTACTGACAATGGACAAACAACCTGTGAAGTCCAATATTACGACGACATCCAAAATTTGCCCACTCCAATTGTTCCCAACTTTCAGAAGCCTTACTCTTCTCGAAGTCCCAATACGAGCCCCAAATGGAGTCCACCATCTACACATGATTCTATTTTCCCCATTAAAGAAGAGTCGCCGGTACCGAATTtgggaaaagaaaataattcCACTTTAATTATACCAAAGACAAGAACTAGGAACACTTCTTCTAAAATCATCCGAGTAGATACTAATCTGGATTCATTTGGGGCAGACGAAAACAAGGTGGATCAAAAACGCTTCATTTCGGATTACAAATTAAGAAATAGAGATGAGTATACAGAAGTTCCATTGACCACAAGAATCAACCACAATGAAGCATTGAGAACTCCTTTGATTAACCGGAACATAAATCCCATAGATAGAGTTGTTTCATTGCCAATTCACTCTAAATTTCGACCAGTTACACCTAAAGCCAGAAACCAGAATGAGCTGCCACGATCCATTCCTCAAATTGATTCAAATATTGAGAATATGCAAAATGGGGAGTCTATTCTTCAAGaggttttgaaaacttaCTCAGTAGATGGGAAGCATGACCTCCAGAAATGGGAGCCACTGTATGAAATAGGTTGTGGGTCTTTCAGTAAGGTTTATTTATGTAGCGATGGTCAAACCgtattgaaaatatcgGATGTCAGTTTCAGTAAAGAAAGTCAAAACTCAAAGGACATGTATTTGCGTATACAAAATTCACTCAGCAGGGAATTAGAAGTATTAAAAGAACTAAAGCATCCCAATATAATCAAATTAATAGGCAGTGACTATAAACCTGACCTGAAAACTGATATAAGCCGGATTACAATCGTCATGGAGTACTGCAAAGGTGGCGATCTATACAATTTTATTCTTAATTACCGCAGTGAAATGAATAGTGAATTAATAAGGTGTATGTTTACCAATCTAGTTTCCGCAATCTCATTTATgcattcaaaaaatatatgCCATCGTGATATTAAACTCGAAAATATCTTGTTAAAATATTCACAGTTAGAAACTCTTGATAATGGAGTTAGAATGGCTGCTTTACACACACCTATCCTTGTTTTGTCTGATTTTGGATTAAGCAAAAGGCTTGATCCCGCCAATCCAATGCTTACGACTAGATGCGGTTCCGAAGATTACGTGTCCCCTGAATTACTTTTGGGCATGCCTTATGATGGTAAACAAAATGATTGCTGGTCAATGGGTGTAGTTCTTTACACAATGTTAGAAAGTAGATTACCATTTGACCCGTTACCAAGCGAGGCAAATAAACCAACCGGCCGTAGATCTAAACCTGCTCATCGAATAGCAATGATCAATTGGACATGGTATTATCTCAAGGATGAGACTTTGAGTGAGGAATTTGCCTCAGCAAAAGAAATCGTCAAGCTTTTGTTGAcgaaaagaaataaaagagCCACTGTAAATGATATAGAAAACCACAGATGGTGCAAACCGTATATTCTAAAAGGAGACAGTTGA